From a region of the Deinococcota bacterium genome:
- a CDS encoding GntR family transcriptional regulator, which produces MRAAILAGRLAGGRRLIQEELASELGTSRIPVRDALKRLEHDGLVSQGKRNSYLVNAFGPEDAAEIYAIRSLLEPHAAVLGLARLSDEGRERLHALFEEMTWAAGDAESYVALNTRFHMLLYEASGRPRLVRMIESLWAGRPQLTPLHVAGQLEASQEEHRGILRAIDAADAEALELLLREHIQRAGEGLARWLTQKES; this is translated from the coding sequence CTGCGCGCGGCGATCCTCGCCGGTAGGCTGGCGGGAGGTCGGCGCCTCATCCAAGAGGAGCTGGCGAGCGAGCTCGGCACCAGCCGCATCCCCGTGCGCGACGCGCTCAAAAGGCTCGAGCACGACGGCCTGGTCAGTCAGGGCAAGCGCAACAGCTACCTGGTCAACGCCTTTGGTCCCGAAGACGCCGCCGAGATCTACGCCATCCGCAGCCTGCTCGAGCCGCACGCGGCGGTGCTCGGGCTGGCGCGGTTGTCGGACGAGGGGCGCGAAAGGTTGCACGCGCTCTTTGAAGAGATGACCTGGGCGGCGGGCGACGCTGAAAGTTACGTCGCCCTCAACACCCGCTTTCACATGCTGCTCTACGAGGCTAGCGGCAGGCCGCGCCTCGTGCGGATGATCGAGAGCCTGTGGGCAGGGCGGCCGCAGCTCACGCCCCTGCACGTCGCGGGCCAGCTCGAGGCTTCGCAAGAGGAGCACCGGGGCATCCTCCGGGCCATCGACGCGGCTGACGCCGAGGCACTGGAGCTTTTGTTGAGGGAGCACATCCAGCGCGCGGGCGAAGGGCTCGCGCGCTGGCTCACCCAGAAGGAGAGCTGA
- a CDS encoding NAD(P)-dependent alcohol dehydrogenase: MKAVVYTKYGPPEVLQLEEVEKPTPKDNEVLVNVHAASVNAADWHLMRGEPLPARLAFGLLKPKLRILGADIAGRVEAVGRNVREFRPGDEVFGDLSGCGFGGFAEYVSVPEDALVLKPVATSFEQAAAVPLAAVTALQGLRDKGRIQPGQKVLINGAGGGVGTFAVQLAKAFGAEVTAVCSTRNLDMARSLGADHVIDYTQEDFTRNGRGYDLILAANGYHPLAAYKRALSPEGIYVMTGGSNAQLFQAMLLGPVMSMNGSKKMAGLLMKPNKEGLIFMKELLEAGKVVPVIDRRYPLREVPEAIRYLEEGHARGKVIITVEQ; encoded by the coding sequence ATGAAAGCAGTCGTCTACACAAAATACGGACCCCCGGAGGTTCTTCAGCTCGAAGAGGTGGAAAAACCTACCCCCAAGGACAATGAAGTACTGGTAAACGTTCATGCGGCGTCGGTAAATGCGGCGGACTGGCATCTCATGCGAGGCGAACCGCTCCCCGCCCGGCTAGCGTTCGGGCTACTTAAACCCAAGCTCAGGATCCTCGGAGCCGACATCGCGGGGCGAGTTGAAGCGGTGGGCAGAAACGTAAGGGAGTTTAGGCCTGGGGATGAGGTGTTCGGTGACTTATCCGGGTGCGGCTTCGGCGGTTTTGCCGAGTATGTTTCGGTTCCCGAAGATGCCTTGGTGTTGAAACCGGTTGCTACGTCCTTCGAGCAGGCGGCGGCGGTACCGTTGGCGGCGGTCACTGCCTTGCAGGGTCTGCGCGATAAGGGACGGATTCAGCCGGGGCAAAAGGTCTTGATCAATGGGGCGGGTGGCGGCGTGGGCACGTTTGCGGTGCAGCTTGCCAAAGCGTTCGGGGCTGAAGTCACCGCTGTGTGCAGCACGAGGAATCTGGACATGGCGCGCTCGCTTGGCGCAGATCACGTCATCGATTACACGCAAGAAGATTTCACCCGAAATGGACGAGGGTATGATCTGATCCTTGCCGCGAACGGATATCATCCGCTTGCGGCCTATAAGCGCGCCTTGAGCCCCGAGGGGATTTACGTCATGACCGGAGGGTCTAACGCACAACTGTTCCAAGCCATGCTTCTGGGACCCGTGATGTCGATGAACGGCAGTAAGAAAATGGCTGGCTTGTTGATGAAACCAAACAAGGAGGGCTTGATTTTTATGAAAGAGCTTCTCGAGGCTGGCAAAGTCGTCCCTGTTATCGATAGGCGTTACCCGCTACGTGAGGTTCCTGAAGCGATTCGCTACCTCGAAGAAGGGCACGCTCGAGGAAAAGTGATCATAACTGTGGAGCAGTAA
- a CDS encoding DUF4386 domain-containing protein, which produces MGNLQKMGGVAALIMAATFVVGFVLLLTLLMPAGYFAADVDPIQNAAFLADNQAVLYVWYLTIYVVFGVFLVVSALALYERLKAGSPAIAQIATAFGIIWAGLVIASGMVANVGLGAVVDLYGSDPTQAASLWLAVNTVVIGLGGGNEIVGGLWVLLISWAALQAGGLPKLLNYFGVGVSVAGILTAVPALAALEVLGAVFGFGLIVWFVWVGIVMLRSSPSAAAYNREERQLKERQLL; this is translated from the coding sequence ATGGGTAATTTACAGAAGATGGGCGGCGTGGCCGCACTTATCATGGCCGCAACGTTCGTGGTGGGCTTCGTGTTGCTTCTCACCTTGCTGATGCCCGCCGGTTACTTCGCCGCGGACGTTGATCCTATCCAGAACGCGGCTTTCCTCGCGGACAACCAAGCCGTCTTGTACGTCTGGTACCTGACCATCTATGTGGTCTTCGGCGTCTTTCTGGTTGTCTCGGCGCTAGCGCTCTACGAGCGGTTGAAGGCTGGTTCGCCAGCAATCGCGCAGATAGCGACCGCCTTCGGGATTATCTGGGCTGGCCTGGTTATTGCTAGTGGCATGGTCGCAAATGTCGGTTTGGGCGCAGTGGTCGATCTCTATGGTAGCGACCCAACTCAAGCCGCGTCGCTGTGGTTAGCAGTTAACACTGTGGTCATCGGTCTAGGTGGTGGGAATGAGATTGTCGGCGGCTTATGGGTACTCCTGATAAGTTGGGCAGCCTTGCAAGCAGGAGGACTTCCTAAGCTATTAAACTACTTTGGCGTAGGGGTCAGTGTGGCGGGCATCCTCACGGCTGTCCCGGCTCTCGCGGCTCTCGAGGTGCTAGGGGCTGTTTTTGGCTTCGGTCTCATCGTGTGGTTCGTATGGGTGGGAATCGTCATGTTGCGCAGTAGCCCAAGCGCAGCGGCATACAACCGAGAAGAAAGGCAACTTAAAGAAAGGCAACTCCTATGA